The following proteins come from a genomic window of Stigmatopora nigra isolate UIUO_SnigA chromosome 9, RoL_Snig_1.1, whole genome shotgun sequence:
- the mbnl1 gene encoding muscleblind-like protein 1 isoform X9 → MAMNMAQIRDTKWLTLEVCREFQRGTCSRSDQECKFAHPAKSCQVENGRVIACFDSLKGRCSRENCKYLHPPPHLKNQLEINGRNNLIQQKNMVMLAQQMQLANAMMPATQLPPMPMFSVTPGLATNASAAAAAAAAAFNPYLSPVSPGLMPEILPNTPVLMASSPAVSQVPNAAAAAQKLLRTDRLEVCREYQRGNCSRGEDDCRFAHPSDSTMIDTNDNTVTVCMDYIKGRCSREKCKYFHPPAHLQAKIKATQHQVNQASAAAAMGIAPNVMAPLPKRAALEKANGASAVFNTSMLQYQQALASMQFQQQAAFLPSVPMMHGGTPVSVSAATTSATSVPFATASTNQDSSLSKLTTNEYMQLIPIISADHLSSHKYLTQM, encoded by the exons ATGGCGATGAACATGGCACAGATCCGCGATACAAAGTGGCTGACACTCGAAGTATGCAGAGAGTTCCAGAGGGGTACATGTTCCCGTTCGGACCAGGAATGCAAGTTTGCTCATCCGGCTAAGAGTTGCCAGGTGGAAAACGGACGCGTCATCGCTTGCTTTGACTCACTTAAG GGCCGTTGTTCCAGGGAAAACTGCAAATATCTGCACCCACCTCCACACCTAAAGAACCAGCTGGAGATCAATGGCAGGAACAACCTGATACAGCAGAAGAACATGGTCATGCTGGCCCAGCAGATGCAGCTAGCTAATGCCATGATGCCTGCCACGCAGCTACCGCCTAtg CCCATGTTCTCAGTGACACCCGGCTTGGCCACCAACGCAAGTGCTGCGGCTGCAGCTGCAGCCGCGGCATTTAATCCCTACCTGAGCCCCGTGTCGCCAGGCTTGATGCCAGAGATTCTGCCCAATACCCCTGTCCTCATGGCCTCCAGTCCTGCCGTCAGTCAAGTCCCCAACGCTGCTGCTGCAGCCCAGAAACTGCTGAGAACAGACCGACTTGAG GTGTGCCGTGAGTACCAGAGGGGTAACTGCTCCCGGGGGGAGGATGACTGTCGCTTTGCCCACCCCTCGGACAGCACCATGATAGATACAAATGACAACACCGTCACCGTATGCATGGATTACATCAAGGGGCGTTGCTCTCGTGAGAAGTGCAAGTACTTCCACCCACCGGCTCACCTTCAGGCTAAAATTAAGGCCACCCAGCACCAGGTGAACCAGGCTTCAGCCGCCGCTGCCATG GGTATTGCACCCAATGTCATGGCTCCCTTACCAAAGCGGGCAGCCCTGGAGAAGGCCAATGGAGCCTCTGCTGTGTTTAATACCAGCATGCTTCAGTATCAACAGGCTCTGGCCAGTATGCAGTTTCAGCAGCAGGCTGCTTTCCTACCATCAG ttCCCATGATGCACGGTGGTACGCCAGTCAGTGTGTCTGCAGCCACCACATCTGCCACAAGCGTTCCCTTCGCAACTGCCTCCACCAATCAG
- the mbnl1 gene encoding muscleblind-like protein 1 isoform X11, whose amino-acid sequence MAMNMAQIRDTKWLTLEVCREFQRGTCSRSDQECKFAHPAKSCQVENGRVIACFDSLKGRCSRENCKYLHPPPHLKNQLEINGRNNLIQQKNMVMLAQQMQLANAMMPATQLPPMPMFSVTPGLATNASAAAAAAAAAFNPYLSPVSPGLMPEILPNTPVLMASSPAVSQVPNAAAAAQKLLRTDRLEVCREYQRGNCSRGEDDCRFAHPSDSTMIDTNDNTVTVCMDYIKGRCSREKCKYFHPPAHLQAKIKATQHQVNQASAAAAMGIAPNVMAPLPKRAALEKANGASAVFNTSMLQYQQALASMQFQQQAAFLPSVPMMHGGTPVSVSAATTSATSVPFATASTNQLTTNEYMQLIPIISADHLSSHKYLTQM is encoded by the exons ATGGCGATGAACATGGCACAGATCCGCGATACAAAGTGGCTGACACTCGAAGTATGCAGAGAGTTCCAGAGGGGTACATGTTCCCGTTCGGACCAGGAATGCAAGTTTGCTCATCCGGCTAAGAGTTGCCAGGTGGAAAACGGACGCGTCATCGCTTGCTTTGACTCACTTAAG GGCCGTTGTTCCAGGGAAAACTGCAAATATCTGCACCCACCTCCACACCTAAAGAACCAGCTGGAGATCAATGGCAGGAACAACCTGATACAGCAGAAGAACATGGTCATGCTGGCCCAGCAGATGCAGCTAGCTAATGCCATGATGCCTGCCACGCAGCTACCGCCTAtg CCCATGTTCTCAGTGACACCCGGCTTGGCCACCAACGCAAGTGCTGCGGCTGCAGCTGCAGCCGCGGCATTTAATCCCTACCTGAGCCCCGTGTCGCCAGGCTTGATGCCAGAGATTCTGCCCAATACCCCTGTCCTCATGGCCTCCAGTCCTGCCGTCAGTCAAGTCCCCAACGCTGCTGCTGCAGCCCAGAAACTGCTGAGAACAGACCGACTTGAG GTGTGCCGTGAGTACCAGAGGGGTAACTGCTCCCGGGGGGAGGATGACTGTCGCTTTGCCCACCCCTCGGACAGCACCATGATAGATACAAATGACAACACCGTCACCGTATGCATGGATTACATCAAGGGGCGTTGCTCTCGTGAGAAGTGCAAGTACTTCCACCCACCGGCTCACCTTCAGGCTAAAATTAAGGCCACCCAGCACCAGGTGAACCAGGCTTCAGCCGCCGCTGCCATG GGTATTGCACCCAATGTCATGGCTCCCTTACCAAAGCGGGCAGCCCTGGAGAAGGCCAATGGAGCCTCTGCTGTGTTTAATACCAGCATGCTTCAGTATCAACAGGCTCTGGCCAGTATGCAGTTTCAGCAGCAGGCTGCTTTCCTACCATCAG ttCCCATGATGCACGGTGGTACGCCAGTCAGTGTGTCTGCAGCCACCACATCTGCCACAAGCGTTCCCTTCGCAACTGCCTCCACCAATCAG
- the mbnl1 gene encoding muscleblind-like protein 1 isoform X2, whose translation MAMNMAQIRDTKWLTLEVCREFQRGTCSRSDQECKFAHPAKSCQVENGRVIACFDSLKGRCSRENCKYLHPPPHLKNQLEINGRNNLIQQKNMVMLAQQMQLANAMMPATQLPPMPMFSVTPGLATNASAAAAAAAAAFNPYLSPVSPGLMPEILPNTPVLMASSPAVSQVPNAAAAAQKLLRTDRLEVCREYQRGNCSRGEDDCRFAHPSDSTMIDTNDNTVTVCMDYIKGRCSREKCKYFHPPAHLQAKIKATQHQVNQASAAAAMTQSAVKSLKRPLDATFDLGIAPNVMAPLPKRAALEKANGASAVFNTSMLQYQQALASMQFQQQAAFLPSGSILCMTPAAGVVPMMHGGTPVSVSAATTSATSVPFATASTNQLTTNEYMQLIPIISADHLSSHKYLTQM comes from the exons ATGGCGATGAACATGGCACAGATCCGCGATACAAAGTGGCTGACACTCGAAGTATGCAGAGAGTTCCAGAGGGGTACATGTTCCCGTTCGGACCAGGAATGCAAGTTTGCTCATCCGGCTAAGAGTTGCCAGGTGGAAAACGGACGCGTCATCGCTTGCTTTGACTCACTTAAG GGCCGTTGTTCCAGGGAAAACTGCAAATATCTGCACCCACCTCCACACCTAAAGAACCAGCTGGAGATCAATGGCAGGAACAACCTGATACAGCAGAAGAACATGGTCATGCTGGCCCAGCAGATGCAGCTAGCTAATGCCATGATGCCTGCCACGCAGCTACCGCCTAtg CCCATGTTCTCAGTGACACCCGGCTTGGCCACCAACGCAAGTGCTGCGGCTGCAGCTGCAGCCGCGGCATTTAATCCCTACCTGAGCCCCGTGTCGCCAGGCTTGATGCCAGAGATTCTGCCCAATACCCCTGTCCTCATGGCCTCCAGTCCTGCCGTCAGTCAAGTCCCCAACGCTGCTGCTGCAGCCCAGAAACTGCTGAGAACAGACCGACTTGAG GTGTGCCGTGAGTACCAGAGGGGTAACTGCTCCCGGGGGGAGGATGACTGTCGCTTTGCCCACCCCTCGGACAGCACCATGATAGATACAAATGACAACACCGTCACCGTATGCATGGATTACATCAAGGGGCGTTGCTCTCGTGAGAAGTGCAAGTACTTCCACCCACCGGCTCACCTTCAGGCTAAAATTAAGGCCACCCAGCACCAGGTGAACCAGGCTTCAGCCGCCGCTGCCATG ACTCAGTCGGCTGTCAAATCACTGAAGCGACCCCTCGACGCAACCTTTGACCTG GGTATTGCACCCAATGTCATGGCTCCCTTACCAAAGCGGGCAGCCCTGGAGAAGGCCAATGGAGCCTCTGCTGTGTTTAATACCAGCATGCTTCAGTATCAACAGGCTCTGGCCAGTATGCAGTTTCAGCAGCAGGCTGCTTTCCTACCATCAG GCTCAATATTGTGCATGACCCCTGCAGCCGGCGTTG ttCCCATGATGCACGGTGGTACGCCAGTCAGTGTGTCTGCAGCCACCACATCTGCCACAAGCGTTCCCTTCGCAACTGCCTCCACCAATCAG
- the mbnl1 gene encoding muscleblind-like protein 1 isoform X17, with amino-acid sequence MAMNMAQIRDTKWLTLEVCREFQRGTCSRSDQECKFAHPAKSCQVENGRVIACFDSLKGRCSRENCKYLHPPPHLKNQLEINGRNNLIQQKNMVMLAQQMQLANAMMPATQLPPMPMFSVTPGLATNASAAAAAAAAAFNPYLSPVSPGLMPEILPNTPVLMASSPAVSQVPNAAAAAQKLLRTDRLEVCREYQRGNCSRGEDDCRFAHPSDSTMIDTNDNTVTVCMDYIKGRCSREKCKYFHPPAHLQAKIKATQHQVNQASAAAAMGIAPNVMAPLPKRAALEKANGASAVFNTSMLQYQQALASMQFQQQAAFLPSDSNNICRSSE; translated from the exons ATGGCGATGAACATGGCACAGATCCGCGATACAAAGTGGCTGACACTCGAAGTATGCAGAGAGTTCCAGAGGGGTACATGTTCCCGTTCGGACCAGGAATGCAAGTTTGCTCATCCGGCTAAGAGTTGCCAGGTGGAAAACGGACGCGTCATCGCTTGCTTTGACTCACTTAAG GGCCGTTGTTCCAGGGAAAACTGCAAATATCTGCACCCACCTCCACACCTAAAGAACCAGCTGGAGATCAATGGCAGGAACAACCTGATACAGCAGAAGAACATGGTCATGCTGGCCCAGCAGATGCAGCTAGCTAATGCCATGATGCCTGCCACGCAGCTACCGCCTAtg CCCATGTTCTCAGTGACACCCGGCTTGGCCACCAACGCAAGTGCTGCGGCTGCAGCTGCAGCCGCGGCATTTAATCCCTACCTGAGCCCCGTGTCGCCAGGCTTGATGCCAGAGATTCTGCCCAATACCCCTGTCCTCATGGCCTCCAGTCCTGCCGTCAGTCAAGTCCCCAACGCTGCTGCTGCAGCCCAGAAACTGCTGAGAACAGACCGACTTGAG GTGTGCCGTGAGTACCAGAGGGGTAACTGCTCCCGGGGGGAGGATGACTGTCGCTTTGCCCACCCCTCGGACAGCACCATGATAGATACAAATGACAACACCGTCACCGTATGCATGGATTACATCAAGGGGCGTTGCTCTCGTGAGAAGTGCAAGTACTTCCACCCACCGGCTCACCTTCAGGCTAAAATTAAGGCCACCCAGCACCAGGTGAACCAGGCTTCAGCCGCCGCTGCCATG GGTATTGCACCCAATGTCATGGCTCCCTTACCAAAGCGGGCAGCCCTGGAGAAGGCCAATGGAGCCTCTGCTGTGTTTAATACCAGCATGCTTCAGTATCAACAGGCTCTGGCCAGTATGCAGTTTCAGCAGCAGGCTGCTTTCCTACCATCAG
- the mbnl1 gene encoding muscleblind-like protein 1 isoform X18: MAMNMAQIRDTKWLTLEVCREFQRGTCSRSDQECKFAHPAKSCQVENGRVIACFDSLKGRCSRENCKYLHPPPHLKNQLEINGRNNLIQQKNMVMLAQQMQLANAMMPATQLPPMPMFSVTPGLATNASAAAAAAAAAFNPYLSPVSPGLMPEILPNTPVLMASSPAVSQVPNAAAAAQKLLRTDRLEVCREYQRGNCSRGEDDCRFAHPSDSTMIDTNDNTVTVCMDYIKGRCSREKCKYFHPPAHLQAKIKATQHQVNQASAAAAMIPIISADHLSSHKYLTQM, translated from the exons ATGGCGATGAACATGGCACAGATCCGCGATACAAAGTGGCTGACACTCGAAGTATGCAGAGAGTTCCAGAGGGGTACATGTTCCCGTTCGGACCAGGAATGCAAGTTTGCTCATCCGGCTAAGAGTTGCCAGGTGGAAAACGGACGCGTCATCGCTTGCTTTGACTCACTTAAG GGCCGTTGTTCCAGGGAAAACTGCAAATATCTGCACCCACCTCCACACCTAAAGAACCAGCTGGAGATCAATGGCAGGAACAACCTGATACAGCAGAAGAACATGGTCATGCTGGCCCAGCAGATGCAGCTAGCTAATGCCATGATGCCTGCCACGCAGCTACCGCCTAtg CCCATGTTCTCAGTGACACCCGGCTTGGCCACCAACGCAAGTGCTGCGGCTGCAGCTGCAGCCGCGGCATTTAATCCCTACCTGAGCCCCGTGTCGCCAGGCTTGATGCCAGAGATTCTGCCCAATACCCCTGTCCTCATGGCCTCCAGTCCTGCCGTCAGTCAAGTCCCCAACGCTGCTGCTGCAGCCCAGAAACTGCTGAGAACAGACCGACTTGAG GTGTGCCGTGAGTACCAGAGGGGTAACTGCTCCCGGGGGGAGGATGACTGTCGCTTTGCCCACCCCTCGGACAGCACCATGATAGATACAAATGACAACACCGTCACCGTATGCATGGATTACATCAAGGGGCGTTGCTCTCGTGAGAAGTGCAAGTACTTCCACCCACCGGCTCACCTTCAGGCTAAAATTAAGGCCACCCAGCACCAGGTGAACCAGGCTTCAGCCGCCGCTGCCATG
- the mbnl1 gene encoding muscleblind-like protein 1 isoform X8, which yields MAMNMAQIRDTKWLTLEVCREFQRGTCSRSDQECKFAHPAKSCQVENGRVIACFDSLKGRCSRENCKYLHPPPHLKNQLEINGRNNLIQQKNMVMLAQQMQLANAMMPATQLPPMPMFSVTPGLATNASAAAAAAAAAFNPYLSPVSPGLMPEILPNTPVLMASSPAVSQVPNAAAAAQKLLRTDRLEVCREYQRGNCSRGEDDCRFAHPSDSTMIDTNDNTVTVCMDYIKGRCSREKCKYFHPPAHLQAKIKATQHQVNQASAAAAMTQSAVKSLKRPLDATFDLGIAPNVMAPLPKRAALEKANGASAVFNTSMLQYQQALASMQFQQQAAFLPSVPMMHGGTPVSVSAATTSATSVPFATASTNQIPIISADHLSSHKYLTQM from the exons ATGGCGATGAACATGGCACAGATCCGCGATACAAAGTGGCTGACACTCGAAGTATGCAGAGAGTTCCAGAGGGGTACATGTTCCCGTTCGGACCAGGAATGCAAGTTTGCTCATCCGGCTAAGAGTTGCCAGGTGGAAAACGGACGCGTCATCGCTTGCTTTGACTCACTTAAG GGCCGTTGTTCCAGGGAAAACTGCAAATATCTGCACCCACCTCCACACCTAAAGAACCAGCTGGAGATCAATGGCAGGAACAACCTGATACAGCAGAAGAACATGGTCATGCTGGCCCAGCAGATGCAGCTAGCTAATGCCATGATGCCTGCCACGCAGCTACCGCCTAtg CCCATGTTCTCAGTGACACCCGGCTTGGCCACCAACGCAAGTGCTGCGGCTGCAGCTGCAGCCGCGGCATTTAATCCCTACCTGAGCCCCGTGTCGCCAGGCTTGATGCCAGAGATTCTGCCCAATACCCCTGTCCTCATGGCCTCCAGTCCTGCCGTCAGTCAAGTCCCCAACGCTGCTGCTGCAGCCCAGAAACTGCTGAGAACAGACCGACTTGAG GTGTGCCGTGAGTACCAGAGGGGTAACTGCTCCCGGGGGGAGGATGACTGTCGCTTTGCCCACCCCTCGGACAGCACCATGATAGATACAAATGACAACACCGTCACCGTATGCATGGATTACATCAAGGGGCGTTGCTCTCGTGAGAAGTGCAAGTACTTCCACCCACCGGCTCACCTTCAGGCTAAAATTAAGGCCACCCAGCACCAGGTGAACCAGGCTTCAGCCGCCGCTGCCATG ACTCAGTCGGCTGTCAAATCACTGAAGCGACCCCTCGACGCAACCTTTGACCTG GGTATTGCACCCAATGTCATGGCTCCCTTACCAAAGCGGGCAGCCCTGGAGAAGGCCAATGGAGCCTCTGCTGTGTTTAATACCAGCATGCTTCAGTATCAACAGGCTCTGGCCAGTATGCAGTTTCAGCAGCAGGCTGCTTTCCTACCATCAG ttCCCATGATGCACGGTGGTACGCCAGTCAGTGTGTCTGCAGCCACCACATCTGCCACAAGCGTTCCCTTCGCAACTGCCTCCACCAATCAG
- the mbnl1 gene encoding muscleblind-like protein 1 isoform X13, with product MAMNMAQIRDTKWLTLEVCREFQRGTCSRSDQECKFAHPAKSCQVENGRVIACFDSLKGRCSRENCKYLHPPPHLKNQLEINGRNNLIQQKNMVMLAQQMQLANAMMPATQLPPMPMFSVTPGLATNASAAAAAAAAAFNPYLSPVSPGLMPEILPNTPVLMASSPAVSQVPNAAAAAQKLLRTDRLEVCREYQRGNCSRGEDDCRFAHPSDSTMIDTNDNTVTVCMDYIKGRCSREKCKYFHPPAHLQAKIKATQHQVNQASAAAAMTQSAVKSLKRPLDATFDLGIAPNVMAPLPKRAALEKANGASAVFNTSMLQYQQALASMQFQQQAAFLPSGLFLIKVDYQRIHAIDSNNICRSSE from the exons ATGGCGATGAACATGGCACAGATCCGCGATACAAAGTGGCTGACACTCGAAGTATGCAGAGAGTTCCAGAGGGGTACATGTTCCCGTTCGGACCAGGAATGCAAGTTTGCTCATCCGGCTAAGAGTTGCCAGGTGGAAAACGGACGCGTCATCGCTTGCTTTGACTCACTTAAG GGCCGTTGTTCCAGGGAAAACTGCAAATATCTGCACCCACCTCCACACCTAAAGAACCAGCTGGAGATCAATGGCAGGAACAACCTGATACAGCAGAAGAACATGGTCATGCTGGCCCAGCAGATGCAGCTAGCTAATGCCATGATGCCTGCCACGCAGCTACCGCCTAtg CCCATGTTCTCAGTGACACCCGGCTTGGCCACCAACGCAAGTGCTGCGGCTGCAGCTGCAGCCGCGGCATTTAATCCCTACCTGAGCCCCGTGTCGCCAGGCTTGATGCCAGAGATTCTGCCCAATACCCCTGTCCTCATGGCCTCCAGTCCTGCCGTCAGTCAAGTCCCCAACGCTGCTGCTGCAGCCCAGAAACTGCTGAGAACAGACCGACTTGAG GTGTGCCGTGAGTACCAGAGGGGTAACTGCTCCCGGGGGGAGGATGACTGTCGCTTTGCCCACCCCTCGGACAGCACCATGATAGATACAAATGACAACACCGTCACCGTATGCATGGATTACATCAAGGGGCGTTGCTCTCGTGAGAAGTGCAAGTACTTCCACCCACCGGCTCACCTTCAGGCTAAAATTAAGGCCACCCAGCACCAGGTGAACCAGGCTTCAGCCGCCGCTGCCATG ACTCAGTCGGCTGTCAAATCACTGAAGCGACCCCTCGACGCAACCTTTGACCTG GGTATTGCACCCAATGTCATGGCTCCCTTACCAAAGCGGGCAGCCCTGGAGAAGGCCAATGGAGCCTCTGCTGTGTTTAATACCAGCATGCTTCAGTATCAACAGGCTCTGGCCAGTATGCAGTTTCAGCAGCAGGCTGCTTTCCTACCATCAG
- the mbnl1 gene encoding muscleblind-like protein 1 isoform X15, which translates to MAMNMAQIRDTKWLTLEVCREFQRGTCSRSDQECKFAHPAKSCQVENGRVIACFDSLKGRCSRENCKYLHPPPHLKNQLEINGRNNLIQQKNMVMLAQQMQLANAMMPATQLPPMPMFSVTPGLATNASAAAAAAAAAFNPYLSPVSPGLMPEILPNTPVLMASSPAVSQVPNAAAAAQKLLRTDRLEVCREYQRGNCSRGEDDCRFAHPSDSTMIDTNDNTVTVCMDYIKGRCSREKCKYFHPPAHLQAKIKATQHQVNQASAAAAMTQSAVKSLKRPLDATFDLGIAPNVMAPLPKRAALEKANGASAVFNTSMLQYQQALASMQFQQQAAFLPSDSNNICRSSE; encoded by the exons ATGGCGATGAACATGGCACAGATCCGCGATACAAAGTGGCTGACACTCGAAGTATGCAGAGAGTTCCAGAGGGGTACATGTTCCCGTTCGGACCAGGAATGCAAGTTTGCTCATCCGGCTAAGAGTTGCCAGGTGGAAAACGGACGCGTCATCGCTTGCTTTGACTCACTTAAG GGCCGTTGTTCCAGGGAAAACTGCAAATATCTGCACCCACCTCCACACCTAAAGAACCAGCTGGAGATCAATGGCAGGAACAACCTGATACAGCAGAAGAACATGGTCATGCTGGCCCAGCAGATGCAGCTAGCTAATGCCATGATGCCTGCCACGCAGCTACCGCCTAtg CCCATGTTCTCAGTGACACCCGGCTTGGCCACCAACGCAAGTGCTGCGGCTGCAGCTGCAGCCGCGGCATTTAATCCCTACCTGAGCCCCGTGTCGCCAGGCTTGATGCCAGAGATTCTGCCCAATACCCCTGTCCTCATGGCCTCCAGTCCTGCCGTCAGTCAAGTCCCCAACGCTGCTGCTGCAGCCCAGAAACTGCTGAGAACAGACCGACTTGAG GTGTGCCGTGAGTACCAGAGGGGTAACTGCTCCCGGGGGGAGGATGACTGTCGCTTTGCCCACCCCTCGGACAGCACCATGATAGATACAAATGACAACACCGTCACCGTATGCATGGATTACATCAAGGGGCGTTGCTCTCGTGAGAAGTGCAAGTACTTCCACCCACCGGCTCACCTTCAGGCTAAAATTAAGGCCACCCAGCACCAGGTGAACCAGGCTTCAGCCGCCGCTGCCATG ACTCAGTCGGCTGTCAAATCACTGAAGCGACCCCTCGACGCAACCTTTGACCTG GGTATTGCACCCAATGTCATGGCTCCCTTACCAAAGCGGGCAGCCCTGGAGAAGGCCAATGGAGCCTCTGCTGTGTTTAATACCAGCATGCTTCAGTATCAACAGGCTCTGGCCAGTATGCAGTTTCAGCAGCAGGCTGCTTTCCTACCATCAG
- the mbnl1 gene encoding muscleblind-like protein 1 isoform X7, with product MAMNMAQIRDTKWLTLEVCREFQRGTCSRSDQECKFAHPAKSCQVENGRVIACFDSLKGRCSRENCKYLHPPPHLKNQLEINGRNNLIQQKNMVMLAQQMQLANAMMPATQLPPMPMFSVTPGLATNASAAAAAAAAAFNPYLSPVSPGLMPEILPNTPVLMASSPAVSQVPNAAAAAQKLLRTDRLEVCREYQRGNCSRGEDDCRFAHPSDSTMIDTNDNTVTVCMDYIKGRCSREKCKYFHPPAHLQAKIKATQHQVNQASAAAAMGIAPNVMAPLPKRAALEKANGASAVFNTSMLQYQQALASMQFQQQAAFLPSGSILCMTPAAGVVPMMHGGTPVSVSAATTSATSVPFATASTNQLTTNEYMQLIPIISADHLSSHKYLTQM from the exons ATGGCGATGAACATGGCACAGATCCGCGATACAAAGTGGCTGACACTCGAAGTATGCAGAGAGTTCCAGAGGGGTACATGTTCCCGTTCGGACCAGGAATGCAAGTTTGCTCATCCGGCTAAGAGTTGCCAGGTGGAAAACGGACGCGTCATCGCTTGCTTTGACTCACTTAAG GGCCGTTGTTCCAGGGAAAACTGCAAATATCTGCACCCACCTCCACACCTAAAGAACCAGCTGGAGATCAATGGCAGGAACAACCTGATACAGCAGAAGAACATGGTCATGCTGGCCCAGCAGATGCAGCTAGCTAATGCCATGATGCCTGCCACGCAGCTACCGCCTAtg CCCATGTTCTCAGTGACACCCGGCTTGGCCACCAACGCAAGTGCTGCGGCTGCAGCTGCAGCCGCGGCATTTAATCCCTACCTGAGCCCCGTGTCGCCAGGCTTGATGCCAGAGATTCTGCCCAATACCCCTGTCCTCATGGCCTCCAGTCCTGCCGTCAGTCAAGTCCCCAACGCTGCTGCTGCAGCCCAGAAACTGCTGAGAACAGACCGACTTGAG GTGTGCCGTGAGTACCAGAGGGGTAACTGCTCCCGGGGGGAGGATGACTGTCGCTTTGCCCACCCCTCGGACAGCACCATGATAGATACAAATGACAACACCGTCACCGTATGCATGGATTACATCAAGGGGCGTTGCTCTCGTGAGAAGTGCAAGTACTTCCACCCACCGGCTCACCTTCAGGCTAAAATTAAGGCCACCCAGCACCAGGTGAACCAGGCTTCAGCCGCCGCTGCCATG GGTATTGCACCCAATGTCATGGCTCCCTTACCAAAGCGGGCAGCCCTGGAGAAGGCCAATGGAGCCTCTGCTGTGTTTAATACCAGCATGCTTCAGTATCAACAGGCTCTGGCCAGTATGCAGTTTCAGCAGCAGGCTGCTTTCCTACCATCAG GCTCAATATTGTGCATGACCCCTGCAGCCGGCGTTG ttCCCATGATGCACGGTGGTACGCCAGTCAGTGTGTCTGCAGCCACCACATCTGCCACAAGCGTTCCCTTCGCAACTGCCTCCACCAATCAG